Sequence from the Cucurbita pepo subsp. pepo cultivar mu-cu-16 chromosome LG02, ASM280686v2, whole genome shotgun sequence genome:
tataaattattgttctGAACATCGTGCATGTAGGCGCGCGAAGCTGACACATACTAAAATGTTTTCTCTTGTGGCCAATTACTAGGGTTAAAAATAGGCCATTACACACACGAAGGTTGGCAACGAGGATAATTAAACTCTTGATCGGCTAAAGATGAGAGAGAGCTTAGAGACGAGAGGGAATCAGTGAACCGAGGGCAAGAGACAGcttacaaaatgaaatttcattcTAATCACCCTCGACTTAGTCAACCTTCCATTTTTCCATCATGAAAGTTTAAACTTTCTCATGCCAATGTAAATCGATCCTATCTGTGTCAAATAAGAAGTTAAGTTCTAAAACTAAATGGAAATAAAGTCTAACCATCGAGAGTAAACAGGTAAAATGGATATCTCAATTTTTGGTTGAACTAGTTTTCCACCCGAACATGAGTTCCCACTTTGTGTAAGATGTAGGAAGTTGTAATGAAGTCATATCTCTTATCATTAATCTCACCATTTCTTCTAAAAACATTGTCATTCTAAAGAATAAAGTTTGTAGAATAAAAAGGATGATTGGTAAtgatgaaggaagaagaaaaaaagcagCAAAAACccttaaaaagataataaattgaGGTTAATATTATGCGTTTCTTAAAAACTTGTGACCTAAAAACATCCCATACACGACCTTCATTATGTTTTGGAACTTTTAGTTTCTGTGAACCTAATAATGAAAGTATAGACATATATAGTTCCACATAGAAGTTGGCTGTTTCATGATTTTTTGCATTAAATTACCCTACATACCTACTTCTTATTCAAATTTGGTCCCACTCTAACTTGCATTATTGTTATGTCCAAtctacttgtttttttttttttttttttttttttttttNACTaagtttaatataatttcCATCCAATTATGTaatgatatatattaaataatatgttgttcttgaactttctacaccttttatttttctttccccaagtcaaataatatatgaaaGAGATGATAAAACTTATCTAAATaccatctttttttattattattattatttcaatgcTATTTTAGCCGATGATCGACAATTGGAAGCTCGTCCTATTCTTGATTTTAAGATGTTTAGATCtagttcaatatttttattagtaaaTAGACTTTTTTTTACTCTAATAGAAAGAACACAATAAAATactttcattcaaatttaaaaaatgtttgaagcCAAAAGTTATAAGGGCTCCATGTGACCgtaacaataaatttattttatcatgGAAACAATATAGTCtacaaaaaagagaaatttttgtTGCATTTGGGTGCGATACTTCATATTAACTTCACTACCTAAATTAGCTATGAGATTTCTTACGTTTAGACTAAACTACAATGGTACGAGTTGGAAGATGCATAGTAGTAGTGCCCTCTTGAGAGGCGAATCAGGGAGTCGACCTCAACCATACATTTTGTCTTTGGCCGAAATTCTTCTCGTCTAGTTTACCTCATGGTCTGATCTTCCTATGTTTGACTCCGTAGGTAAGTTTGAGATTTTGATATCtcgaaataaataatttaaaaaagagcTGAAAAATGAggtgaatattttttttaacaatctTATCGGCTAATAGGTATggtcattttcaaaataaaagtaatatgAGAGGGCAAAATTgtaatgaagaaattaattaataattttttacaaaaagaaaaaaagaatacaaagtCGCTATACACTTGTCATACCCCGCAAACTGTATGACTACTCATCCTCCACAATTGATACACACAAttctataatataatataattaaaagaagagaGTAAAAATCCTGTGTATTTCAGTACTCCCTAATTTCTGTGTTCGTGAGTTGtgaaattagttaatttaggTGGGGTCCACCATAAAGTTTAATCCcatttgttgaattaaaaaataaaaaaagagaaaaaagaaagaattatttACTGCGTGGGAGGAGGGTAAATTTGAAATCATGTGTGGATGATGATGAAATCAGGAGCggtaattttgattttagttaattaatatgGTAGGGTACATCTCAACTGAATTGCCCACCATTTACTTCTACTCATAAATGTCTTGGCCTAATAACATTGACCTACATCTAACTGGCTTAAACCCCCTGTGGATCccacaataaatatatatatttttaaataaataattttttttttttttttgttgtaaaaaaataattttttttttttataatgaaattatGGAACGAAAGCAAAATCTTGTCAAACTACCATTTGTCCCAATCAGTGTAGGCCCATCTGTAGGCCCTGTTGTAGAGAATCACAGCCCCCCACTCCTCAACAAGTTGAAAACTGAAAGCAAGCTGtggtttttcattttatttattttttttaaaaaaatatgtaagtAATTTCAAATACGGATGGAGGGTATTTTGGACAATTTGAGAGTTACTCcaaagtataaaaatactgaATTTATTCAGACAATAACAGATCACTAATCTGCTcatctaaatataaaatatactcttTAGATTAGCCTCTCAATGATTAAAGGTCAATGGGATCCATGTGAGGGGTAGTTCCGTCATTTCACCACCACCttaccaaaaaagaaaaccctccATTTCAAGgcagtaaaataataataataataataaataaataaataaataaataaataaataaataaataagatctagatctaatttcttttttttcctccaagAATTCATTCTcattaattgtaatttttttttaaaaaaagaaaataatgaacatttatttataattaaaaaaatttgtaataaaaaaaaaaagaaaaaaaagtgaggtTATATGGGTCGGCTTTTAGCTAAATTTAGCTGGACAGACAAAAACCAActtattatcattattgtcTGTATGCGCAAGCTGTTCAAAAATCTCtgtaatatttattatctttttactaaattaaaatgaaaacccttttttctctttatttttttatattttctatttctatataACTTTCTGTGccacttttattattactgagagaacccaaaatacataaaagaaagagagagaaacccCAGGTGGCaggtttttttattattattattattattattattattattattttatataattaaaaaatttttgGGTAATTTCTGGTTTCTAAGGCgtcgatttttattttttatttttttttggttcgtCTAGGGGTGGtctttatttgttattttttaattaagatagGGGTATTTGGGGAGGAAAAATGTGTAaagtgaaattaaaattaaaattaaaattaaactcaataacaaaataaaaataaaaaataaaatttacaaacaacaacacacataaataaaattaaataaaaacggGAAACAAAGCTAACACGACATTAAacctttctcctcctcctcctcctcctcgcAGGAAGGGTTCATCCGAACAATAAGAGAGATACGAACCCCTGAGGTGCTGAAGGCAGAACCCGCCGCCGCGGCCTCTTCTGAGACGGCATGGCCTCTGCTGTTTAGTCCTTCTACCCGACTACCTGCTACACCCACTCTCGCCCCGTCACTGCCGCCTCCTATTATTATTCTGAACACCACTTCTACTCTCTCCCTCTTCACCGCTTCCTCTGTTGCCGCTGGCCTCGAAGCCGCCTTTGGCCACCGGCTCTGTTCTTTGAAACCGCGACAACTTTTATGCCAGCCTTTACCTGCACCGAAAAGCTCTACGTTCGCAATTTCCGGGAAACACCCTTGTTCAAAGGTCCATGAATGAAGATTctaaagttaattttaatagtttttgttaattgaaaaagaaagataaagagAAGTTTCTAGACCCAAAGTAAAAGtagttaaaaagtaaaaagaagtAGAGTGACAGCCGTCAAGTTAGTAAAAGTGAATTActcaactcttttttttttNTGGGAATCTCTAACCAAATTGAAATCCCAATTCAGTGTCACTGAAATTcaaggagagattttttttttccttttttttttttaaggaatctGTGAAGTCGAGTTGTAGTTAAATtggtactttttttcttttgttaaaaaaaaaaaaaacattctttctctctcatgtaACATCAACAACTGAGGAAAATTTTGCAGTTTAGAGaacaaaatatcatcaaattttgaGCTGAAATTTCTGTTCattatttcatcaattttttcttctgaatctcttctgtttttcttttacctcaATCATTGTTTTTACACATGCAATTGTTtgtatgagagagaaattgttttcttttttttttttttttttttNTTTTTATTATCAGGAAATTAGGGGAGCTTGGGTATCATCGAAGTGCAAAGAAATGCaaagagaaatttgagaatGTTTATAAATATCACAAAAGAACCAAAGAAGTCCGATGTGGGAAACCAGATAGTAAAAGTTACAAGTTTTTTGAACAATTAGAAGCTCTTGAAAATCACCCTCCTCTCAATTTCCACTCCCATTTATCTAAGCCTCCACCTCCGGCAACGGCGGCTTCACCTCCAACCACCGTCATTTCTCACATTCCTTCAACTGTTCCATCGACCACCACCGCCGTACCCCACTTGATGAACATATCATTCACTCAACCAAACCCCACAATTCACCTCCAATCCATGCCCCCTCCGCCTCCCTTGCCATTCAATAACCCTACCAATTTAGCCACCACCATTGCTCCGCTTTTCCAAACCAATGTCTCATCTGGGGCAGCCGGATTGGGGTTCGAAGCGGATCTCATCTCAAACTCAACGTCTGATGATGTCGACTCGTCGACATCATCCGACGAGGCGTCgagacaaagaaagaagaggaaatgGAAGGATTTCTTTGAGAGATTGATGAGGGAAGTGATTGAAAGGCAAGAGGAAATGCAAAAGAGATTCTTGGAAGCAATTGAGAAAAGGGAACAAGAAAGAGTTGCAAGAGAAGAAGCATGGAGGATGCAAGAAATGGCCAAAATCaatagagagaaagagattttAGCTCAAGAAAGATCAATGGCAGCTGCTAAAGATGCCGCTATTACATCCTTCCTCCAAAAACTAACACAATCCCACCCCAACGACAACAACCCGTCACCGTCACtgccaccaccaccgccaccgccaccacgACAACAACCAATCTCAATATCAAATCCGACACCAGTCGTGCAACCGCCGACTCAACAAGCTTCTACATTGCAAGTTGTTCATCCAAATTCTACCCCACAAAAATTGGTGAACAACAATGAATATTTGCAAATAGAGATTGTGAAAAGAAGTGATAATGGTGGTGAAAGTTATAGGATGAGCCCAGCTTCAAGCTCATCAAGATGGCCAAAAGTGGAAGTGGAGGCACTCATCAAATTGAGAACAAATCTAGACGCCAAATATCAAGAAAATGGACCAAAAGGGCCATTGTGGGAAGAGATATCATCAGCCATGAAGAGACTTGGGTATAATAGAAATGCAAAGAGGTGCAAGGAGAAATGGGAGAACATAAACAAGTACTTCAAGAAAGTAAAGGAGAGTAAAAAAACAAGGCCGGAGGATTCCAAGACTTGCCCTTATTTTCACCAGCTTGATGCTTTGTACAAGGAAAAgaacatcaacaacaacaacggcAACAAGTTCGACAACGTTATAATCGGATCATCGACACCATTGATGGTTCGACCAGAGCAACAATGGCCTCCGCAACAAGAACTTGTTCGATCCAACTCAGCCAACAAAGATATGGAGAGCGAACCAATGGATCGAGACGAAAAGGATGAAGACGACGACGAGGATGatgacgaagaagaagacgaggaGGGTGGAGAGAATTACGAGATTGTGGCAAGCAAACCAGCTTCGATGAGTGTTGCAGAGTGAgtgagaacaaagcatgttATGGTTCTGGAAAAACTCGAGCATGGATTGGATCGAAAACGGGGTTCTCGAACGGGTAAGTGGGTCAAGTTTTTTCGGTGTGGAAAGGGTTGAATTGAATATGTTGTTCATACATACACACTCACACTCACACTCACAAAAGTTACTGCAAAAAACCATATGATGAGGGaattaaggggaaaaaaagagggTGTAAGGGGTTGGTTTAGAAATTGTAGAATAGAATCGGGCGAGAGTTATatgattttccattttaataattaattaatttgtttttttggggactaaaaatgaaataatgtttggggtttagagagagaatggaGTTTAAGGtttcaaaacaagaaataaagagACACTCTTGTCTAGTGTTGTATTTTGGCATTTGTGATGTttcatgtaaattaaaaaaaaaaaaaaaaaagtttttttttttttttttttttataccagaatattaatattttttgtattttatagaATGAGGACAGGATGAGGCAGTTCATTTGATTCCCTCAAAATTTcttctcaattatttttagtaaaatttcattaatacaattattactataataataatattagaaCCAATAAGCATATTGAAAATGGTACAAAAACACATGtatgaaaataagataatataaTTACCCTTGTGAAAAAACCCTCTAAtataagtaattaaaatttcaaattagaaagggataaagtaaataataaagggaagagagagagaagggtaGAGGCCCTTTAGAACAGTGTTGGTTGGGGTTGTCAAGTTGGGAGTgttaaacctaaaatagatCATAACTGTATATACTAAAATAGTCTAAGATTTACTAGTTTATGATTTGAagggtttgttaccaaatctatgattttatggtttgttaccaaatcatagatttggaatgtaatcttcattatacgcatctataaatacatgaggtcgtgACCCATATAGGTCATCGTGCCATTcaatctaacatggtatcagagccaaggtttattttttaaactcctCGCcatgtcttcttcctcctctccatCCACCATCTCCAACACCGTCTCAACTACCATGGCGACTTTTGGCCCAATCCCTCTACACCATGTTGTCACAATTCGTCTAACcaaaaacaacttcatcataTGGCGTGCCCAGCTCCTCCCCTACCTACGGAGTACGAAGCTTATGGGCTACCTCGATGGCACCAATGTTGCACCTGCCAAGCTGATCCCTTCCTCAACTGCTGCTGGTGCTGAGCTGGTCTCTAATCCGGCCTATAATCAGTGGTATGATCAGGATCAACAAGTCCTTAGCGGCCTTCTCTCCTCCATGTCTGAGGAGATTCTTCATGATGTGGTTGCCGCTACTACGTCCAAGGAGGCGTGGGATACCCTGCAGCGGATGTTTTCATCGTCAACTCGTGCTCGCACTACTCAGATTCGTGTTGAGCTCGCCACGTCCAAGAAACGAGATCAATCTGCTGCAAATTATTTTTGCAAGATCAAAGGGCTAGCCACCGAGCTGGCCGCCGCCGGCTCTGCCTTGCAGGATGATGATGTGATCGCGTATCTTCTCGCTGGTCTTGGCCCTGACTATGA
This genomic interval carries:
- the LOC111787713 gene encoding trihelix transcription factor GT-2-like, encoding IRKLGELGYHRSAKKCKEKFENVYKYHKRTKEVRCGKPDSKSYKFFEQLEALENHPPLNFHSHLSKPPPPATAASPPTTVISHIPSTVPSTTTAVPHLMNISFTQPNPTIHLQSMPPPPPLPFNNPTNLATTIAPLFQTNVSSGAAGLGFEADLISNSTSDDVDSSTSSDEASRQRKKRKWKDFFERLMREVIERQEEMQKRFLEAIEKREQERVAREEAWRMQEMAKINREKEILAQERSMAAAKDAAITSFLQKLTQSHPNDNNPSPSLPPPPPPPPRQQPISISNPTPVVQPPTQQASTLQVVHPNSTPQKLVNNNEYLQIEIVKRSDNGGESYRMSPASSSSRWPKVEVEALIKLRTNLDAKYQENGPKGPLWEEISSAMKRLGYNRNAKRCKEKWENINKYFKKVKESKKTRPEDSKTCPYFHQLDALYKEKNINNNNGNKFDNVIIGSSTPLMVRPEQQWPPQQELVRSNSANKDMESEPMDRDEKDEDDDEDDDEEEDEEGGENYEIVASKPASMSVAE